A genomic stretch from Microtus pennsylvanicus isolate mMicPen1 chromosome 11, mMicPen1.hap1, whole genome shotgun sequence includes:
- the Cyb561 gene encoding transmembrane ascorbate-dependent reductase CYB561 has product MEPGGASVPAALPYYVAFSQLLGLTVVAVTGAWLGLYRGGIAWDSSLQFNVHPLCMVIGMIFLQGDALLVYRVFRKEAKRTTKILHGLLHVVALIIALLGLVAVFDYHRKKSYPDLYSLHSWCGILVFVLYCVQWLVGFSFFLFPGASFSLRSRYRPQHIFYGATIFLLSVGTALLGLKEALLFKLGTKYSKFEPEGLLANVLGLLLVCFGVVVLYILAQADWKRPSQAEEQALSMDFKTLTEGDSPSPQ; this is encoded by the exons ATGGAGCCCGGTGGTGCCTCCGTCCCTGCTGCCTTGCCGTACTACGTGGCCTTCTCCCAGCTGCTGGGCCTCACCGTGGTGGCTGTGACTGGCGCATGGCTGGGCCTGTACCGAGGTGGCATTGCCTGGGACAGCTCGCTGCAGTTTAATGTGCACCCACTCTGCATGGTCATAGGCATGATCTTCCTGCAAGGAGATG CTCTCCTGGTGTACCGTGTCTTCAGAAAAGAAGCCAAACGCACGACCAAGATCCTGCACGGGCTGCTTCATGTCGTTGCTCTCATCATCGCCCTGCTGG GCTTGGTGGCCGTGTTCGACTATCACAGGAAGAAGAGCTATCCAGACCTGTACAGCTTGCACAGCTGGTGTGGGATCTTAGTCTTTGTTCTTTATTGTGTGCAG TGGCTTGTGGGTTTCAGCTTCTTCCTGTTCCCTGGAGCTTCGTTCTCTCTGCGGAGCCGGTACCGCCCACAGCACATATTTTATGGTGCCaccatcttccttctttctgtgggCACAGCCCTCCTGGGCCTGAAGGAGGCGCTGCTGTTCAAACTTGG GACCAAGTACAGCAAGTTCGAACCCGAGGGGCTCCTGGCCAACGTGCTGGGCCTGCTGCTGGTCTGTTTTGGGGTGGTTGTGCTCTACATCTTGGCTCAAGCTGACTGGAAGCGGCCTTCCCAGGCTGAAGAGCAAGCCCTCTCCATGGACTTCAAGACGCTGACAGAGGGAGACAGCCCCAGTCCCCAGTGA